Proteins encoded by one window of Lacipirellulaceae bacterium:
- a CDS encoding DUF533 domain-containing protein produces the protein MDAIKLLGGLLGNRSQRGGGLGQQVLEHVLSEVQRKQEEEAYRQQQQTAAAQQAHARQQQYSQRGRNLNHVLRDAQQRYQRHVTPRRAAHVPARPHHQHHGYDDSELNRRSAVLIRAMINAAKSDGGIDQAEQQAILSKLGQISRDEAQFLNDEFRRPLDVHDFAHSVPTGMEEQVYAVSLMAIRLDTHAEARYLKELAECLRLDPRTRDEIHEYYHAPCLH, from the coding sequence ATGGACGCGATTAAACTTCTTGGTGGGTTACTGGGCAATCGTTCGCAGCGTGGTGGCGGGCTGGGGCAGCAGGTGCTTGAGCATGTGCTCAGCGAAGTCCAGCGGAAGCAGGAGGAAGAAGCGTATCGGCAGCAGCAACAGACAGCAGCAGCCCAACAGGCCCATGCTCGCCAGCAGCAGTACTCGCAGCGCGGGCGAAATCTGAATCACGTGCTGCGTGATGCGCAGCAGCGATATCAACGCCATGTCACTCCCAGACGTGCCGCTCATGTCCCTGCGCGGCCGCACCACCAGCATCACGGCTACGACGATAGCGAACTCAATCGCCGCAGTGCGGTACTCATCCGCGCGATGATCAATGCCGCCAAGAGCGACGGCGGGATCGATCAGGCTGAGCAACAAGCGATCCTCAGCAAGCTGGGGCAGATCTCCCGCGACGAGGCACAGTTCCTTAATGACGAATTCCGCCGACCGTTGGACGTGCATGACTTCGCTCATAGCGTTCCCACAGGCATGGAGGAACAAGTCTATGCCGTGTCGCTGATGGCGATTCGTTTAGACACGCATGCCGAGGCACGCTACCTGAAGGAACTGGCCGAGTGTCTGCGGCTTGATCCTCGCACGCGCGACGAGATTCACGAGTATTATCACGCACCGTGCTTGCATTAG
- a CDS encoding aldehyde dehydrogenase family protein — translation MNSQYPYYLANKPQQPNADLEVTDKYTGEVATKVAVADRDTIDKAIAATVEATRPMRELPPYKRQEILYHCVDQFEKRFDEFADALCVEAGKPIKDSRGEVSRLIDTFRIAAEEAVRIGGEVLNLEISARAKGYRGMDKRVPIGPCSFISPFNFPLNLAAHKIAPAIAAGCPFVLKPASRTPIGALMIGEVMAETDLPEGAFSILPCSRDAADLFTTDERLKLLSFTGSPEVGWELKAKAGKKPVILELGGNAACIVDEDADLEDAAERMIVGAFYQSGQSCIGVQRILIHEKVYDQFRDMLVERTKQLKMGNPKDEDTFIGPVISAGDGERLKNWIDSAVEAGGKVLCGGGREGAMVEATLLENVPDDQPICTEEAFGPVAVLAKFSDFDAALAEVNDSVFGLQAGVFTRDLYKMLRAWDELEVGGVVIGDVPSWRVDNMPYGGVKDSGLGREGIRYAIEDMTELRLLVIREGKG, via the coding sequence ATGAACTCTCAATATCCCTACTACCTAGCCAACAAGCCCCAACAACCCAACGCGGACCTCGAAGTCACCGACAAGTACACCGGCGAGGTGGCCACCAAGGTTGCCGTCGCCGACCGAGACACGATCGATAAAGCAATCGCCGCCACGGTCGAAGCCACCCGACCGATGCGAGAGCTGCCGCCGTACAAGCGGCAAGAAATCCTTTATCACTGCGTCGACCAGTTCGAGAAACGCTTCGACGAGTTCGCCGATGCGCTTTGCGTCGAAGCGGGTAAACCGATCAAGGACTCCCGAGGCGAAGTCTCCAGGCTGATCGATACGTTCCGTATTGCCGCCGAGGAAGCGGTCCGCATCGGTGGCGAAGTGTTGAATCTGGAGATCTCCGCCCGGGCGAAAGGGTACCGTGGGATGGACAAGCGGGTGCCGATTGGGCCTTGCTCGTTCATTTCGCCATTCAACTTCCCACTGAATCTGGCCGCTCACAAAATCGCCCCTGCGATTGCCGCCGGGTGCCCGTTTGTGTTGAAGCCTGCTAGCCGCACGCCGATTGGTGCGTTGATGATTGGTGAAGTCATGGCAGAAACAGACTTGCCCGAGGGGGCTTTTTCGATCCTCCCCTGCTCGCGTGACGCGGCCGATTTGTTCACCACTGACGAGCGGCTGAAACTCCTCAGCTTCACCGGCTCGCCCGAGGTCGGCTGGGAACTGAAAGCCAAGGCGGGCAAGAAGCCGGTCATCCTGGAACTGGGCGGCAACGCGGCTTGCATCGTCGACGAGGATGCGGACCTCGAAGACGCCGCCGAACGGATGATCGTCGGCGCGTTCTACCAATCGGGCCAAAGCTGCATCGGCGTCCAGCGGATTCTCATTCATGAAAAGGTCTACGACCAGTTCCGCGACATGCTCGTCGAGCGCACGAAGCAACTCAAAATGGGCAACCCCAAGGACGAGGACACGTTCATCGGCCCGGTCATCTCCGCAGGCGACGGCGAGCGACTGAAGAACTGGATCGATTCGGCCGTCGAAGCGGGCGGCAAAGTCCTCTGCGGCGGCGGTCGCGAAGGAGCAATGGTCGAAGCGACGCTCCTAGAGAACGTCCCCGACGACCAGCCGATCTGCACCGAGGAAGCTTTTGGCCCCGTGGCAGTGCTGGCGAAGTTCTCAGACTTTGACGCGGCACTCGCGGAAGTGAACGACAGTGTGTTCGGTCTCCAGGCGGGCGTGTTCACCCGCGACCTCTATAAGATGCTCCGCGCGTGGGACGAGCTGGAAGTCGGCGGCGTCGTGATCGGCGACGTCCCCAGTTGGCGCGTCGACAACATGCCCTACGGCGGCGTCAAAGACAGCGGCCTCGGGCGCGAAGGGATTCGCTACGCGATTGAAGACATGACCGAGCTGCGGTTGTTGGTGATTCGTGAAGGGAAGGGATAG
- a CDS encoding Uma2 family endonuclease, giving the protein MSTASTPYKSTLPGFSPPSALGPHRAADYWELPEGEPVELIYGRLIVSPAPNPLHQSVSALLTRFLLNASDKGGGRMLAAPTDVAFADHSIVQPDLLYIAKERRQIVKTHVEGAPDLVIEILSPSNKRRDRLEKMQLYAESGVAEYWIVDPEERHFEFYLNRDGRYEVQPQRDDHYTSPRLPELAINLADFWHEVARQVG; this is encoded by the coding sequence ATGAGTACCGCTAGCACTCCTTACAAATCGACTCTTCCAGGGTTTTCGCCTCCCTCGGCTCTCGGTCCGCACCGTGCGGCTGACTATTGGGAACTGCCTGAAGGTGAGCCAGTTGAACTGATTTATGGAAGGTTAATTGTGAGCCCTGCACCGAATCCTCTGCACCAATCGGTTTCAGCCCTTCTCACGCGTTTTCTTCTTAACGCAAGCGACAAAGGTGGGGGTCGAATGCTGGCTGCTCCCACAGACGTAGCCTTTGCGGATCATTCAATTGTCCAGCCAGACTTGCTTTATATCGCCAAGGAGCGCCGCCAGATCGTAAAAACTCATGTCGAAGGTGCTCCTGATCTCGTTATCGAAATCCTTTCCCCATCGAACAAGCGCCGCGATCGTCTCGAAAAAATGCAACTCTACGCGGAGTCAGGCGTTGCCGAGTACTGGATCGTTGATCCCGAAGAGCGGCATTTTGAGTTCTACCTCAACCGCGACGGCAGGTACGAAGTTCAGCCGCAGCGGGACGACCATTACACCTCGCCACGATTGCCAGAGCTGGCGATCAATCTGGCCGACTTTTGGCACGAGGTTGCACGGCAGGTTGGTTGA
- a CDS encoding helix-turn-helix transcriptional regulator: protein MHAFGQRLRQLRIDAGLGLRTFAQLVDQRASVVSAVESGRRGPWRDEEILLQVANVLGVEERVLEEADSISDEFRPDDDWSLDPISRLHSWVLSPAASAAGGEFDDEAQTELTETLGVQPPTLGEQDGFQETQPLTDLAVEWQARRLTARLSTPVDVEAALERNGVRLEIVAGLVPRYSVQACVTCEEPDQEDPSSSSTIWIDRTIADSHPIASYRLLLARAYAPLALRSENLQDRDAKAFALAMLLPAAPLQAAAETAYTDYVDRHGWLSPGIMKQYLCNQLAEAFAAPPHLIAQRLDGWPCPITPRLELALETRERTLPPTDWERSPEPAEQMLLFT, encoded by the coding sequence ATGCACGCCTTCGGCCAACGTCTCCGACAGCTTCGCATTGATGCCGGGCTGGGGCTCCGTACGTTTGCTCAACTGGTCGACCAGCGGGCTTCGGTCGTGTCGGCCGTTGAATCAGGGCGACGGGGGCCGTGGCGGGATGAGGAGATTCTTTTGCAAGTCGCCAATGTGCTTGGCGTCGAGGAAAGAGTCCTTGAAGAAGCGGACTCCATTTCCGACGAGTTTCGCCCGGACGATGATTGGTCTTTGGACCCAATCTCTCGACTGCACTCTTGGGTGCTCTCGCCAGCCGCTTCTGCCGCGGGCGGTGAGTTCGATGACGAGGCACAAACAGAACTGACCGAAACGCTCGGCGTCCAACCGCCCACTCTTGGCGAGCAAGACGGCTTCCAAGAAACACAGCCCCTGACAGACTTGGCGGTCGAGTGGCAAGCGCGGCGACTGACAGCGCGCCTCTCAACTCCTGTAGATGTTGAAGCCGCTTTGGAAAGAAACGGAGTACGACTGGAAATCGTCGCTGGGTTAGTGCCACGGTACAGCGTTCAAGCCTGCGTCACTTGCGAGGAGCCTGATCAGGAGGATCCATCCTCTTCATCAACGATCTGGATTGATCGGACGATTGCCGACAGTCACCCGATCGCTTCGTATCGATTGCTCCTAGCACGCGCCTACGCGCCACTTGCACTGAGAAGTGAGAATCTTCAAGATCGAGACGCGAAGGCGTTTGCGCTTGCCATGTTGTTGCCCGCGGCTCCGCTTCAAGCCGCCGCCGAAACGGCCTACACGGACTACGTCGACCGCCACGGCTGGCTTTCTCCCGGAATCATGAAACAATACCTGTGCAACCAACTCGCCGAAGCGTTTGCCGCCCCACCCCACTTGATCGCCCAAAGATTAGACGGCTGGCCCTGCCCTATCACACCCCGCCTTGAATTGGCACTCGAGACAAGAGAACGCACCCTACCACCGACTGATTGGGAGCGTTCCCCAGAACCAGCCGAGCAGATGTTGCTGTTCACGTGA
- a CDS encoding ATP-grasp domain-containing protein translates to MTEITWVLESDVFPETHAGLRRAISERGMKIVDWCDSWWYDGFPNSISGINTIFHGSLGNASAINEKLDWSPGALCNSSALECSSWYEAAKRWLIHDDYRILPANELVANTKAVAEELGSPTQLFLRPDSPLKPFSGRVLNVDAITLKALDHGFYFDDESIPVVVAPVRNIGKEWRFVVVGSEVVAGSEYDTQTRSATSDNPDSRAWNLANVIAGEIPQPSSAYMLDICESENELRLLELNPFGGADLYGCDPDSIVESVSKLISFE, encoded by the coding sequence ATGACCGAGATTACTTGGGTTCTCGAATCTGACGTATTCCCCGAGACTCACGCTGGTTTGCGTAGAGCTATATCTGAGCGTGGAATGAAGATCGTCGATTGGTGCGATAGCTGGTGGTACGACGGTTTTCCAAACTCTATCTCGGGAATCAATACGATCTTTCACGGTTCTCTGGGCAATGCTAGCGCGATCAATGAAAAACTCGATTGGTCACCTGGCGCGCTTTGTAATTCCTCAGCGCTAGAGTGCTCTTCTTGGTACGAAGCAGCGAAGAGATGGTTAATCCACGATGATTATCGAATTCTTCCAGCAAATGAATTAGTTGCAAACACCAAGGCCGTAGCCGAAGAGCTTGGATCACCTACGCAACTTTTTTTAAGGCCAGACAGCCCGTTGAAGCCTTTCAGTGGTCGAGTGTTAAATGTTGACGCCATCACCTTGAAAGCTCTGGATCACGGCTTCTATTTTGATGACGAATCGATACCAGTAGTTGTCGCACCCGTCCGTAATATTGGAAAGGAATGGCGATTCGTTGTTGTAGGCTCAGAAGTCGTTGCAGGCAGTGAGTATGACACCCAAACTCGCTCTGCCACTTCAGACAACCCTGACAGCCGAGCTTGGAATCTTGCCAACGTAATCGCTGGCGAGATACCACAACCTTCTTCGGCATACATGCTCGACATCTGCGAATCCGAAAATGAACTTCGACTTCTTGAGCTGAACCCATTCGGTGGTGCTGATCTTTACGGATGCGACCCCGATTCTATCGTGGAGTCGGTAAGTAAGTTGATAAGTTTCGAATAG
- the carB gene encoding carbamoyl-phosphate synthase large subunit, which produces MPRRDDIKRILLIGSGPIVIGQACEFDYSGTQACKALREEGYETVLVNSNPATIMTDPATADRTYIEPLTWQMIEKVIAKEKPDALLPTLGGQTGLNVAMALVEHGVLEKYGVELIGADADVIDKAENRERFKAAMEKLGLGVCRGKTVQTIEAAREWVEQISLPAIIRPSFTMGGAGGGIAYNRAEFDEKVLRGLDQSPTTEVLIEESIIGWKEYEMEVMRDADDNVVIICAIENFDPMGVHTGDSITVAPAQTLTDKEYQRMRDASLAVIREIGVETGGSNIQFAINPDDGRMVVIEMNPRVSRSSALASKATGFPIAKIAAKLAVGYRLYELPNDITRETQACFEPSIDYVVTKCPRFAFEKFPEADDTLMTQMKSVGETMAIGSTFKESFQKALRGLEVGAAGFGCDGKDLWGTDEQPTREDILAKISRPCPERIWFIRYAFKDGMTVDEVFEHTKIDRWFLDNLMEIIETENRLREIAKENPDSGGWKELDREVLRTAKRFGFSDRQLANIFGVEELEVRGRRLDQNICAVYKSVDTCAAEFEAYTPYFYSTYETEDEVAGRQTRYESRLESYEKEPVEGAAKPQNKTIMILGGGPNRIGQGIEFDYCCCHASYALRELGIESVMVNSNPETVSTDYDTSDILFFEPLTVEDVLNICDRVEPDGVIVQFGGQTPLNLARDLADAGVPIIGTSVDSIEAAEDREKFQAMLKRLDLKQPPGGIARNLSEAKEIAGQIGYPLLVRPSFVLGGRAMEICYDNAQLEKFAAEAFIAAEGQPVLLDSFLEGATEVDVDAISDGTTVVVPGIMEHIEEAGVHSGDSACAIPPYSLPGPAVQEIREAAEKLARDLEVVGLMNVQFAVREEEGKHQIYIIEVNPRASRTVPFVAKATGLPAASVAAKVMAGVSLVDQGVTEDPVPAHVSVKEAVFPFIKFAGVDIVLGPEMRSTGEVMGTSPRFSIAFAKSQLAAGTVLPTEGNIFLSVSDSGKDAVVDLGSRLHKLGYTLLTTEGTGKLLDEEGVASTRVKKIREGHPNLLDFLTDGKVALVMNKPGGKGARTDEGRIRAAAVQANVPCLTTIEAATAAVSALEALREEEMEVEALQDRFS; this is translated from the coding sequence ATGCCCCGCCGAGACGATATAAAGCGAATTCTCCTCATTGGTTCTGGCCCCATCGTGATTGGCCAAGCTTGCGAGTTTGACTACTCGGGAACGCAGGCCTGTAAAGCGCTGCGCGAGGAAGGGTACGAGACGGTTCTCGTCAACTCCAATCCGGCGACGATCATGACCGATCCGGCGACCGCCGATCGGACCTACATCGAGCCGCTGACTTGGCAGATGATCGAGAAGGTGATCGCCAAGGAGAAGCCCGACGCGCTGCTGCCGACGCTCGGTGGGCAGACGGGGCTCAACGTGGCGATGGCGCTGGTTGAGCATGGCGTACTCGAAAAGTACGGCGTCGAGCTGATCGGTGCCGATGCGGACGTGATCGACAAGGCGGAGAATCGCGAACGCTTCAAGGCGGCGATGGAGAAGCTCGGCCTCGGGGTCTGCCGGGGTAAGACGGTCCAAACGATTGAAGCTGCGCGCGAGTGGGTCGAACAGATTAGCCTGCCGGCGATTATCCGTCCTAGTTTTACGATGGGCGGCGCTGGCGGTGGTATTGCTTACAACCGGGCCGAATTCGACGAGAAGGTTCTCCGCGGGCTCGATCAATCGCCGACCACCGAGGTGCTGATCGAAGAGTCGATCATCGGTTGGAAAGAATACGAAATGGAAGTGATGCGCGACGCGGATGACAACGTCGTCATTATCTGTGCCATCGAAAACTTTGATCCGATGGGCGTGCACACGGGCGATTCGATCACTGTGGCCCCCGCGCAGACGCTCACCGACAAGGAGTACCAGCGAATGCGCGACGCAAGCCTCGCCGTCATTCGCGAAATTGGCGTCGAAACGGGCGGTTCGAACATTCAGTTCGCCATCAACCCCGACGACGGGCGGATGGTTGTCATCGAGATGAATCCTCGGGTAAGCCGTTCCAGCGCGCTCGCCTCAAAGGCAACCGGATTTCCCATTGCCAAGATCGCTGCGAAGCTGGCCGTAGGCTATCGGCTGTACGAGTTACCGAACGATATTACTCGCGAAACACAGGCCTGTTTCGAGCCAAGTATCGACTATGTGGTGACCAAGTGCCCAAGATTCGCCTTCGAGAAATTCCCAGAAGCGGACGACACGCTGATGACGCAGATGAAAAGCGTCGGCGAGACAATGGCCATTGGCAGTACCTTCAAGGAATCGTTCCAGAAGGCACTCCGCGGATTGGAAGTCGGTGCAGCAGGCTTTGGCTGCGACGGGAAAGACCTCTGGGGGACAGACGAGCAACCGACCCGCGAGGACATTCTCGCGAAGATTTCCCGGCCCTGCCCGGAACGCATCTGGTTCATTCGCTACGCATTCAAAGATGGCATGACGGTTGATGAGGTATTCGAACACACAAAGATCGACCGCTGGTTCCTCGACAACTTGATGGAAATCATTGAGACAGAGAACCGCCTACGCGAGATCGCCAAAGAGAATCCGGATAGTGGCGGCTGGAAGGAACTCGATCGTGAAGTCTTGCGCACCGCCAAGCGCTTTGGCTTTTCAGATCGGCAGCTTGCGAACATCTTTGGTGTTGAAGAGTTAGAGGTCCGCGGGCGACGGCTCGATCAGAACATCTGTGCGGTCTACAAGTCAGTCGATACTTGTGCTGCGGAGTTTGAGGCCTACACGCCGTACTTCTATTCGACGTATGAAACGGAAGATGAAGTCGCCGGGAGGCAGACCCGCTACGAGTCGCGCCTTGAAAGTTATGAGAAGGAACCGGTTGAAGGTGCCGCGAAGCCGCAGAATAAAACCATTATGATTCTTGGCGGCGGACCGAATCGAATCGGGCAGGGCATCGAATTCGATTACTGCTGCTGCCATGCCAGCTATGCCTTGCGTGAGCTGGGCATCGAGAGCGTGATGGTCAACTCCAATCCGGAGACGGTCAGCACGGACTACGACACGTCGGACATTCTGTTCTTCGAACCGCTTACCGTCGAAGATGTACTCAACATCTGCGACCGTGTCGAACCGGACGGAGTGATCGTCCAGTTTGGGGGGCAGACACCGTTGAATCTGGCACGTGATCTGGCCGATGCAGGCGTTCCGATTATCGGCACGAGCGTCGATTCCATCGAAGCGGCTGAAGACCGAGAGAAGTTCCAGGCGATGCTGAAGCGTTTAGATCTCAAACAGCCGCCAGGGGGAATCGCGCGGAATCTGAGCGAGGCGAAGGAGATCGCCGGTCAGATCGGCTATCCGCTTCTCGTCCGACCCAGCTTTGTTCTTGGAGGCCGGGCGATGGAGATCTGCTACGACAACGCGCAGCTCGAAAAGTTCGCTGCGGAGGCTTTCATTGCCGCCGAAGGCCAGCCGGTCTTGCTCGATAGCTTTCTAGAAGGCGCGACCGAGGTCGATGTCGACGCGATCAGCGATGGCACGACAGTCGTTGTTCCCGGAATCATGGAACACATTGAAGAGGCGGGCGTCCACTCGGGTGACTCCGCCTGCGCGATTCCGCCATACAGTTTGCCAGGGCCCGCTGTGCAGGAGATTCGCGAGGCGGCTGAAAAGCTCGCCCGCGATTTGGAAGTTGTTGGACTGATGAACGTGCAGTTTGCCGTCCGCGAAGAAGAGGGCAAGCACCAGATTTACATTATCGAAGTGAACCCACGCGCCAGCCGTACCGTGCCGTTTGTCGCCAAAGCCACGGGGCTGCCAGCGGCCAGCGTTGCCGCGAAGGTGATGGCGGGCGTTTCTCTCGTCGATCAGGGAGTTACCGAAGACCCCGTTCCCGCACACGTATCGGTGAAGGAAGCGGTCTTCCCGTTTATCAAGTTCGCTGGCGTGGACATCGTGCTTGGCCCGGAGATGCGTTCCACGGGCGAAGTCATGGGCACGAGTCCCCGGTTCAGCATCGCATTCGCTAAAAGCCAGCTTGCTGCGGGGACGGTATTGCCCACCGAGGGGAACATTTTCTTAAGTGTTTCTGACAGTGGTAAGGACGCGGTCGTCGATCTCGGCTCTCGCTTGCACAAACTCGGTTACACACTTTTGACAACCGAAGGGACCGGTAAGCTTCTCGACGAAGAGGGTGTTGCATCAACGCGCGTGAAGAAAATCCGCGAGGGGCATCCCAACTTGTTGGACTTCCTAACCGACGGCAAAGTGGCCCTCGTGATGAACAAGCCGGGCGGCAAAGGCGCCCGTACCGATGAGGGACGCATCCGCGCTGCCGCGGTGCAAGCGAACGTGCCTTGCCTGACGACTATCGAAGCGGCCACGGCTGCCGTGAGTGCGCTAGAAGCCTTGCGAGAAGAAGAGATGGAAGTCGAGGCGCTGCAGGATCGGTTTAGCTGA
- a CDS encoding acetolactate synthase large subunit produces the protein MTKASDLFIQALENEGVEYLFGIPGEENLDMLESLSKSSIKLVLTRHEQAAGFMAATYGRLTGKAGVCLSTLGPGATNFVTAAAYANLGAMPMVMITGQKPIKTSKQGQFQIVDIVDTMQPLTKFAKQVESADMIPARVREAFRLAQEERPGATHLELPEDIAKEMTDAPVLEPSFTRRPVADDKAIRKAAEVIAAAKHPLLLVGAGANRKLTCRMLRKFVEDTNIPFVTTQMGKGVLGENNPRWLGNAALSDNDYVHRAIDAADAIINVGHDVVEKPPFFMRPGGRTVLHINFTSAQVDPVYFPQVEVIGDIANSVWQIGEKLSEMKADCCWDFTFFEKVQAALQEQLAEGADDPRFPIYPQRLVADVRKVMTDRDVIALDNGVYKLWFARNYPGYFSNTVLLDNALATMGAGLPSAMAARMVHPDRKVMAICGDGGFMMNSAEIETAVRLKLDLVVVILRDNAYGMIKWKQDHEGFSDYGLDFDNPDFVKYAESYGAHGHLIESADAFIPTVEKAYAAGGVHVVDVPVDYSENVKILNEEIPRRSAAL, from the coding sequence ATGACTAAAGCCTCTGATCTTTTCATCCAAGCCCTCGAAAACGAAGGCGTGGAGTATCTCTTCGGCATCCCTGGCGAAGAGAATCTCGACATGCTTGAGTCGCTCTCGAAGAGCTCGATCAAACTTGTCCTCACTCGCCACGAGCAAGCCGCTGGCTTCATGGCGGCTACCTACGGACGACTGACGGGCAAGGCGGGAGTTTGCCTTTCGACGCTTGGCCCGGGGGCGACCAACTTCGTAACCGCGGCCGCCTACGCGAACCTCGGCGCGATGCCGATGGTAATGATCACTGGCCAAAAACCGATCAAGACCAGCAAGCAAGGGCAGTTTCAGATCGTCGACATCGTCGACACGATGCAACCACTCACGAAGTTCGCCAAGCAAGTCGAAAGCGCGGATATGATCCCGGCTCGCGTCCGCGAAGCGTTTCGGCTAGCACAAGAGGAGCGACCCGGAGCGACGCATCTTGAATTGCCGGAGGACATCGCCAAAGAAATGACCGACGCCCCCGTCCTGGAGCCAAGCTTCACCCGTCGACCCGTTGCCGATGATAAAGCAATCCGCAAAGCGGCCGAAGTGATCGCTGCGGCCAAGCATCCGTTGTTGTTGGTCGGTGCGGGGGCGAATCGTAAGCTCACTTGCCGGATGCTCCGCAAGTTTGTGGAGGACACGAATATTCCTTTCGTTACTACTCAAATGGGCAAAGGTGTCCTTGGCGAGAACAACCCGCGTTGGCTCGGCAACGCTGCCCTCTCAGACAACGATTACGTCCACCGTGCGATCGATGCGGCTGACGCGATTATCAACGTGGGGCATGACGTGGTCGAAAAGCCACCGTTCTTCATGCGTCCGGGCGGACGGACGGTTCTGCATATCAATTTCACCTCCGCCCAGGTCGACCCGGTTTACTTCCCCCAGGTGGAAGTCATCGGCGACATTGCGAACAGCGTATGGCAGATTGGCGAAAAACTCAGCGAAATGAAAGCCGACTGCTGCTGGGATTTCACCTTCTTCGAGAAAGTCCAAGCGGCTCTCCAAGAGCAATTGGCCGAGGGAGCCGACGATCCACGCTTCCCCATTTACCCGCAACGACTCGTCGCCGACGTTCGCAAGGTGATGACCGACCGCGACGTTATCGCCTTGGACAACGGCGTCTACAAACTGTGGTTTGCAAGGAACTACCCTGGGTATTTCTCCAACACCGTACTTCTAGATAACGCTCTGGCCACGATGGGTGCCGGACTCCCCTCAGCCATGGCCGCCCGCATGGTTCATCCGGATCGCAAAGTGATGGCCATCTGCGGCGACGGAGGCTTCATGATGAACTCCGCGGAAATCGAAACGGCTGTGCGGTTAAAGCTCGACTTGGTCGTCGTCATCCTCCGCGACAACGCCTATGGCATGATCAAGTGGAAGCAAGATCACGAAGGCTTCAGCGACTACGGCCTCGACTTCGACAACCCTGACTTCGTGAAGTACGCCGAAAGCTACGGAGCTCACGGCCACTTGATCGAGTCCGCCGACGCGTTCATCCCCACTGTCGAGAAAGCCTACGCCGCAGGCGGTGTTCACGTCGTCGATGTGCCGGTGGATTACTCGGAGAATGTGAAGATCCTGAATGAAGAGATTCCACGACGGAGTGCTGCTCTCTAG